The following is a genomic window from Chitinophaga caseinilytica.
TGCGCGAAAAATACCACAGCGGCCTGCTCGTTTGCGGTGCGCTGATCCTGGCGGGCGCTGCGGGCAACCTGATCGACAGTATGTTTTACGGACTCATCTTTTCCGACAGCACGGATCTGACGGTAGCACAATTCCTTCCCGAAGGCGGCGGCTACGGTACTTTCCTGCACGGGAACGTAGTGGATATGCTTTATTTCCCCCTGTTCAGCGGTAATTTCCCGGAGTGGATGCCGTTCTGGGGCGGCGAACATTTCATTTTCTTCCGTCCGATCTTCAACATCGCCGATGCCGCTATTTCGGTGGGCGTGATCGCGATCCTCATCTTCCAGAAGCGATTCCTCCACAAGCCGGGCGACGAGAATCAGAAGCCCGTCGGAACGCAACCCGCGCTGGACGATACCGTAGCATAAATTATCCGAGTATTATATATTTCAAAGGCCGCTCCTCCGGGATGCGGCCTTTTTTTGTTACCGTTTTTGGGGAAAATCACTCCTTGACGGGTGCGGTTTAGGCGCAGCGGCGGTAAGCCGGGGACCTACCGGCTGCGGGGCGGACGCGGCGAGCCCATCCTGAAACCCTTTCCCATGGCCGATTTAAAAAATTCCTTCCCTCCTTTCTTGCAAATTTCCAATTTCCCATCTACATTTGTCTACAATTCCTATAGACTAATAGTATTTATCAAGCCAAAAACTATATGAAAACAGTTTACAATCGCCTCCGACTCTTGCTCGCCTTGCCCCTGCTGCTGGTTGCGCTTTTTGCCAGCGGCCAGGAAAGCAACATCGTGCAGATATCAGGTAAGGTAAAAGACCAGACCACCGGCGAGGCCATTCCCGGCGTCAGCATACAGGTAAAAGGCACCATCGCCGGCACCACTACTGACAATAGCGGGAACTTCGTCCTGAAATCCCGCCTCAAATTCCCCTTTACGCTCGTGTTCTCCAGCCTCGGCTTCCAATCGCAGGAATTCGAAGTAACCGGCACCGGTTCCCGGCTCGACATCGGGCTGGCCACCCAAACCCTCCTGGGCAAGGAGGTAGTGGTAACCGCATCGCGCGTGGAGGAAGAAGCCCTCAAATCGCCCGTGGCCATCGAAAAACTCGATATCCGCGCCATCAAGGAATCGCCCGCGCCCAGCTTCTACGATGCCCTCGAAAACGTGAAAGGCGTGCAGATGACCACATCCAGCCTCACGTTTAAAGTCCCCAACACCCGGGGCTTCAACATCCCCAATAACTTCCGCTTCATGCAGCTGGTGGATGGTGTAGACATGCAGGCCGCCACCCTCGGCGTGCCCCTCGGCAACGCCATCGGCCCCACCGAGCTCGACATCCAGAGCGTGGAAATCACACCCGGCGCGGCTTCCGCACTGTACGGCATGAACGCCATCAACGGTATGGCCAACCTTCAGACGAAAAGCCCCTTCCTATATAAAGGCCTCAGCGTTTACCAGAAAATCGGCGTGAACCACGTAGACGGGATCGATTATGACCCCAGCGTGCTCACGGAAACCGCTATCCGCTACGCCCACGCCTGGAAAGATAAAGTCGCGTTCAAGGTGAACGTCAGCTACCTCCGCGGCACAGACTGGCGCGCCAGCACCGCCAAAGACCAGAACGCCGCCGCCAACAGCCGCTTCCCCGCGCTCAACGGCGCCGCCAACAACCCCGCGTACGACGCCTGGAACAAATATGGCGACGAAAATAACAACAACGTTTCCGTAGGCGTGACGCTGAACGGCAAGAACGAAACCTTCAACGTTCGTCGCACGGGTTATTGGGAAAAAGACCTCGTAAACCCCACGGTCGAAAATATCAAAGCCGACCTGGGCCTGTACTGGCGCATCACGCCGAAGGCGGAACTGAGCTATACTTACCGTTTCGGTGAAATGGATGGCCTCTTCCAGCGCGGGAACAAGATCCAGCTGGACGGTGTGAAAGTGCAGAACCATAAACTGGAACTGCGCGGCGCGGATTATTTCGTTCGCGGATATGTAATGCTGGAAAATACCGGCAACTCCTACAACCTCAAACCCCTGACCGACAACCTCGACCTCACCAATAAAAGCAACAACGCCTGGAGAGACGCCTTCAAAGCCAAACTCCAGTCGGAAATCAACGCCGGCACCGAGCTCGCCGAAGCCATGCGCCGCGCGCGCTCAACCGCCGACCAGGGCCGCGTTCAGCCCGGAACACCCGAGTTCGACGCCCTGAAACAAACCATCATCGGCATCAACAACTGGGACCACGCCGCCGCGGTTGCCGGAGCGCCCGCCACCGGCGGCGCCTGGCTCGATCAGCATAGCCGCGTGTATCACGTGGATGCCCAGTGGGACCTTAGCCGCCACGTAAAACTCTTCAACCTGCTGGTGGGAACAGACGGCCGGCTATACGAAGTGATCCCCGACGGCAATAACTTCGTCGACTTCACCAAACCCGTGAAAGAAAGGACCACACCGGGCGGGAAGAACGTCCACTACAAGAAATTCGGCGGCTTCGCGCAGGTGAGCAAAACTTTCTTCGAAGACAAACTGAAGCTGGTAGGCTCCATCCGCGTAGATTACAACCCCGAGTTCGATCCCAAGATCAACCCGCGCCTGGCGGCCGTTTACACCCTTGCGCAGAAACATAACTTCCGCGCCAGCTGGCAGAACGGCTTCCGCTTCCCCGCGCTGTTCGAAGCACTTTCGTTCGTAAACAACGGCAACGTGCGCCGTGTGGGCGGCCTTTCCTATATCAACGATGGATTGGGCTACCTGGAGAATTCCTACACCCTCGCCTCCGTAAACAACTTCAACAACGCCGTGAACAAAGACGTGGCTGACGGGCTTTCCGCCAACGACGCCGCCCTGAAAAACAAGGCACTGCTGGATATCACCGCGCTCAGCCCTACCCGTCCCGAGCGTATCAACTCCTTCGAAGTAGGGTACCGCAGCGTGCTGCTGGGCAATAAATTCGTGGTAGACGCGGATGCGTATTACAACCGGTACGACGGCTTCCTCGGCCAGGTGGAAGTAGCGGTGCCGGCAACGGATAAAGTGGGGACAGACGCTTCCGTGCTGGACATGCTCGCCGCCAACCGCAGCAAGCAAACCCGCTACCGGGTGTATACCAACGCCAAGAATACCTACGACAACTACGGCGCATCGCTGGGTCTGACGTACAATTTCTACAAGAAATGGACCGTTGCCGGTAACCTGAATTACAACGACATCGTCGACAACAAGGAAAAAGACGTGTTCGCTACCGGGTTCAACACGCCCGATTGGGTGAGCAACATCAGCTTCGGCAACCGCGAGCTGCTGAAGAATTTCGGGTTCAACGTGGTGTGGCGCTGGCAGAACACGTTCTATTGGGAAAGCCCGCTGGCCAATGGAGATGTGCCGGCATTCAGCACGGTAGACGCCCAGGTGAACTATCGCATTCCCAAGGCGAAAACCACCATCAAAGTGGGCGGTTCCAACCTGTTCAACCACCGCTATATCCAATACGCGGCGGGCCCGACCATCGGTGCTTTATACTACGCATCCTTCACCATCGAAGGCCTGCTGACCAAATAACTGAAGGCGCGCCGCAGCCTGCTGCGGCCGCTTTACCATACTATTGGAAACCCTGTTACACAAAAACCAACCTGTCCGGCGGAGGCCTCAGCGGCCTCCGCCTTTTTTAGAATTAAGGACAGAAATATTTGGATAAACCGTGGATTACTTCTATTTTTAGTCCACAATTCCTGTAGACTTAATTAATAATTAGTCATGTCGCATAATGAGGTGATCGATAAGGCGGAACAGCGTGTAGCTACCGATGCCACCCAGAAAGTGCTCATAGACCTCGTGAACGAGGACAATAAAAAGAGTTACTGGATATGGGTGACGATCGGGCTGTCTATCCTGGCGGTGGCGGCCGGCCTGTGGTTCACGTATCACTATGCCATTTCGCTTGATGCGCAGACGCGGATTTCGCAGACCGTACAGGATATTTTCACCAGCAAGCTCCTGTTTTTCATGGGCGTGGGGCTGATGGCGCAGATGATCGACGGGGCATTGGGCATGGCGTACGGCGCCACGTCTTCTTCTCTCCTGCTGGGTTTGGGCGTGTCTCCGGCCATGACGAGTACCAGCGTGCATGTGGCCGAAGTGTTCACGACGGGCGCCAGCGGCATCGCGCATTTCAAGCTGGGCAACGTCAACAAGAAATTATTCCTGCATCTCCTCATCCCGGGCATGATCGGCGCTATCGCAGGCGCATGGCTGCTTTCGGACGTAATCGACGGCGATGTCATCAAACCTTTCATGAGCGCATACCTCATGATCCTCGGCGTGCTGATCCTCCGCAAGGCACTGCAGAAACGCAAGCCCAAGAGCAAGACCAAGCGCCTCGGTCCGCTGGCGTTTTTCGGCGGTTTCATGGATTCCATCGGCGGAGGGGGCTGGGGCCCGATCGTAACCTCCACCCTGCTCGCGAAAGGCCGTACGGTGAATTACACCATCGGTTCAGTGAATGCGGCGGAATTCTTCATCGCCGCGTCCAGCGCGGGAACACTGCTTTTCTTTAACGGGGTAGACAGCTGGCAGGTGATCATCGGGCTCATCCTGGGCGGTGTGATCGCATCTCCCTTTGCTGCCATCCTCGTCAAAAAAATGAAGCGCAAGCCGCTCATGA
Proteins encoded in this region:
- a CDS encoding lipoprotein signal peptidase, with product MKYRHIVWIVIGILFIDQVLKFWIKTNMALNESFPIFGSWFQIHFIENEGMAYGLKFGGEFGKIALTMFRLIAVIVGFFYMKRLVREKYHSGLLVCGALILAGAAGNLIDSMFYGLIFSDSTDLTVAQFLPEGGGYGTFLHGNVVDMLYFPLFSGNFPEWMPFWGGEHFIFFRPIFNIADAAISVGVIAILIFQKRFLHKPGDENQKPVGTQPALDDTVA
- a CDS encoding sulfite exporter TauE/SafE family protein — translated: MSHNEVIDKAEQRVATDATQKVLIDLVNEDNKKSYWIWVTIGLSILAVAAGLWFTYHYAISLDAQTRISQTVQDIFTSKLLFFMGVGLMAQMIDGALGMAYGATSSSLLLGLGVSPAMTSTSVHVAEVFTTGASGIAHFKLGNVNKKLFLHLLIPGMIGAIAGAWLLSDVIDGDVIKPFMSAYLMILGVLILRKALQKRKPKSKTKRLGPLAFFGGFMDSIGGGGWGPIVTSTLLAKGRTVNYTIGSVNAAEFFIAASSAGTLLFFNGVDSWQVIIGLILGGVIASPFAAILVKKMKRKPLMIMVAILVIAMSLRTIILTIMK
- a CDS encoding TonB-dependent receptor, whose amino-acid sequence is MKTVYNRLRLLLALPLLLVALFASGQESNIVQISGKVKDQTTGEAIPGVSIQVKGTIAGTTTDNSGNFVLKSRLKFPFTLVFSSLGFQSQEFEVTGTGSRLDIGLATQTLLGKEVVVTASRVEEEALKSPVAIEKLDIRAIKESPAPSFYDALENVKGVQMTTSSLTFKVPNTRGFNIPNNFRFMQLVDGVDMQAATLGVPLGNAIGPTELDIQSVEITPGAASALYGMNAINGMANLQTKSPFLYKGLSVYQKIGVNHVDGIDYDPSVLTETAIRYAHAWKDKVAFKVNVSYLRGTDWRASTAKDQNAAANSRFPALNGAANNPAYDAWNKYGDENNNNVSVGVTLNGKNETFNVRRTGYWEKDLVNPTVENIKADLGLYWRITPKAELSYTYRFGEMDGLFQRGNKIQLDGVKVQNHKLELRGADYFVRGYVMLENTGNSYNLKPLTDNLDLTNKSNNAWRDAFKAKLQSEINAGTELAEAMRRARSTADQGRVQPGTPEFDALKQTIIGINNWDHAAAVAGAPATGGAWLDQHSRVYHVDAQWDLSRHVKLFNLLVGTDGRLYEVIPDGNNFVDFTKPVKERTTPGGKNVHYKKFGGFAQVSKTFFEDKLKLVGSIRVDYNPEFDPKINPRLAAVYTLAQKHNFRASWQNGFRFPALFEALSFVNNGNVRRVGGLSYINDGLGYLENSYTLASVNNFNNAVNKDVADGLSANDAALKNKALLDITALSPTRPERINSFEVGYRSVLLGNKFVVDADAYYNRYDGFLGQVEVAVPATDKVGTDASVLDMLAANRSKQTRYRVYTNAKNTYDNYGASLGLTYNFYKKWTVAGNLNYNDIVDNKEKDVFATGFNTPDWVSNISFGNRELLKNFGFNVVWRWQNTFYWESPLANGDVPAFSTVDAQVNYRIPKAKTTIKVGGSNLFNHRYIQYAAGPTIGALYYASFTIEGLLTK